In Oncorhynchus clarkii lewisi isolate Uvic-CL-2024 chromosome 16, UVic_Ocla_1.0, whole genome shotgun sequence, one genomic interval encodes:
- the LOC139367909 gene encoding protein outspread-like isoform X1 — MSTAKDNSCRKFQANIFNKSKCQNCFKPRELHLLTDQDLNQAKPIYGGWLCLAPEGTDFSNPMQRSRKWQRRFFVLYEHGCLRFALDESSSTLPQGTVNLNLCTDVIDAEPKTGQKNALCIITPEQEYFIRGENKEIINGWTEQLVVYPRTNKQNQKKKRKVEPTTSQEPGPAKVAVKGSGIPEGGSENVPDSSSIIWQEELSHREAEGVALWPAPDLPRLGSPQPSTGDCGSVARGSDAGSVNGDEVDRSGLHGLVPLAHHDLLSPTGSCSSLGGVPRCFSPLPSDPFPSGSSLLSNGSHISGSVSSLDSDASGNTVASTESHLAGRLGLVLGGHHDTPRSRRLEAEARKAEKRSRVRSPGEEREAIFSPEKSRSGVIEKLEALELENPERMEVEEAGRTGARQGRSERRRFHTEEQRHDQGLDFPSTLPPLRRAKSLDRRTTESIMTPDLLNFKKGWMVKLDEHGQWTKFWFVLTDHSLQYYKDSIAEEASDLDGEIDLSTCYNVTEYQAQRNYGFQIHTREGLHTLSAMTAGIRRNWIQAVMKNVRPSTAPDVASNHSSFSPLEGLVQPDVTQDSPSSETSSVEREPGPGPKKSRARERRQQGRSKTFDWGEFRPIAQALAQQRAQKAEPLQTDIGDPDRNRRREERRRRYESVTGSSKDQPAGCEGGRMDFEKGGGSEGSPGGECVGPPSLERQQKVEVEIEQRWQQVEQTPIRAERRVTLPSTLQTRETAKLEKLLESYKKGVEELKLQLGSCHQQLLHSNQHKQNLEVQLRTALEREQHVRSGYVSQLDLPLVLEADIEPQTKRPELVSSQAQSLARKYQETKELLQLQELKKRNMQAQLGLSLSHLSIKELYLSHPQTTASLESLPSSEPLVKKTVSFLIEDSADRIQELEDLISGKSLTLKGLVRLLRSHSEFCLEGSLEIGQQGSWQRLLESWKFQQEVDNETMTQSLARAGESIHSYESCLLAMEDMLGRVQKVESQKTPYGPLCQIEDHSESHEIAVQALSHRVELLKSENGALNQRYQEIVNQLTEADREIDRLKAELINLQGGKQHLLILEELNGVRARLAESQANAIDREFYERELNEKSVKLHEAPVTLEVLGSGLKDRERRLQLKEATLKALGFQMAEEGAPKEKGQLKEQLEATGAKLLEKEDLCRELQTQNVELQARNQESERVQSLKLLEAENEIRMLRAKLGVKAKSARGEREVNVSEDLMQTGSKVADKSVIKQVVGEIKMKSEALSRVLEVLVKLDVGVEKTLLDLKSSLHVTDCLGSFEEEPDEVSQRVMKRLVLDAAFWSGLLNALEISPCETEGERVCSFEMRVVQRTVAEKSMLMLMNRICPRPKMEVDNKMTVMAQTMQADLLNWCSWLDNDTNTLILKDLTEALQEKVYLFNLIASTIEMSTNDTLMSLVLASFDSGKVKKQWSEHLQDAATEAHMAYLISRLNIQHEKELKETQVEKLQIGNSDCASCFLLGEQNRELQSKLADQQNPLQRLESTMSKDTRPVTHIQIEGEPIDSLDKAIQLQDMVAKHKLELRETKDVYTQVTENLRQEVAKVSEILRLEREENVKEIDSLTVCMENLKKKHETERIVLLEKLHHQMDVTPGGSYPTGAEDGTMSPETSTNSALKERIQELVAQVSAMTEEMKRRELQGDAANLRLKYDKDLENLKDTCERGFAAMEESHQRVIEELQRKNQRALENLHEEKERLLAEETAATIAAIEAMKNAHRSELEKELDKARKSNSNTENADIEEIRRQHEEELCSFQREIEVLSEQYSQKCLENAHLAQALEAERQALRQCQRENQELNAHNQELNNRLAAEITKMRSMATEDGGGNTCNITHGKELYELEVMLRVKESEVQYLKQEINSLRDELQAAQRDKKYATDKYKDIYTELSIVKAKVERDLGRLREQLQLAHEALGEPSLEEVERAGGYDIMKSKSNPDILKMAAAAAKRIERTMRSKSLKEGLTAEQRLHLFDKDTKEF, encoded by the exons ctgGACTGAACAGCTGGTGGTTTATCCCAGGACTAACAAGCAGAACCAGAAGAAGAAACGCAAGGTGGAGCCCACCACTTCTCAGGAGCCAGGACCAGCTAAAGTGGCTGTGAAGGGATCAGGTATCCCCGAGGGGGGCTCGGAGAACGTTCCGGACTCCAGCTCCATCATCTGGCAGGAGGAGCTGAGCCACAGAGAGGCCGAGGGGGTGGCCTTGTGGCCTGCTCCTGACCTCCCCAGGCTGGGCTCACCACAGCCCTCTACAG GTGACTGTGGTTCCGTGGCCCGTGGCTCAGACGCCGGCTCAGTCAACGGTGACGAGGTGGACCGAAGTGGCCTCCACGGCTTGGTCCCTCTCGCCCACCACGACCTCCTGTCTCCTACGGGCTCCTGCTCCAGCCTGGGTGGAGTCCCCCGCTGCTTCTCCCCGCTCCCCAGCGACCCCTTTCCCTCCGGCAGCTCCCTGCTGTCCAATGGCTCTCACATCAGCGGTTCGGTCAGCTCGCTGGACTCCGATGCAAGCGGCAACACGGTGGCCAGCACAGAGAGCCACCTGGCAGGGCGGTTAGGGTTGGTCCTGGGAGGGCACCATGATACTCCACGGTCCAGGAGGCTGGAGGCCGAGGCCAGGAAGGCAGAAAAGAGGAGCAGAGTGAGGAGtcctggtgaggagagagaggccaTTTTCAGTCCTGAGAAGAG CCGATCTGGGGTGATAGAGAAGCTGGAGGCGTTGGAGCTGGAGAATCCAGAGaggatggaggtggaggaggctgGGAGGACAGGAGCCAGGCAGGGCCGCAGCGAACGCAGACGCTTCCACACAGAG gagcAGAGACATGACCAGGGCCTGGACTTCCCTTCCACTCTGCCCCCTCTCAGACGAGCCAAGTCCCTGGACCGTAGGACCACCGAGTCCATCATGACT CCCGACTTGCTGAACTTCAAGAAAGGTTGGATGGTGAAGCTGGATGAGCATGGACAA tGGACAAAGTTTTGGTTCGTACTGACAGACCACAGCCTCCAATACTATAAGGACTCCATTGCTGAAGAG GCTTCAGATCTGGACGGGGAGATAGACCTGTCTACGTGTTATAACGTCACTGAATACCAGGCTCAACGCAACTACGGCTTCCAGATACAT ACCCGGGAGGGCTTGCACACCCTGTCGGCCATGACAGCAGGCATACGGAGGAACTGGATCCAGGCTGTCATGAAgaatgtcagaccctccaccgcTCCAGACGTGGCTAGCAACCACAGCTCCTTCTCCCCACTGGAGGGGCTGGTTCAGCCAGACGTGACCCAGGACTCCCCTTCCTCCGAGACCTCGTCCGTGGAGCGTGAGCCAGGTCCAGGCCCTAAGAAGAGCCGGGCACGCGAGCGCCGACAACAAGGCCGCTCAAAGACCTTCGACTGGGGCGAGTTCCGACCCATTGCCCAGGCTTTGGCCCAGCAGCGGGCCCAGAAGGCTGAGCCCCTGCAGACTGATATAGGAGACCCCGATCGGAACCGGAGGAGGGAAGAACGACGGAGGAGGTATGAATCTGTCACTGGCTCCTCCAAGGACCAACCAGCAGGCTGCGAGGGCGGGAGGATGGACTttgagaaggggggagggagtgaaggCAGCCCTGGGGGTGAGTGCGTGGGTCCCCCCTCCCTGGAGAGGCAACagaaggtggaggtggagatcGAGCAACGCTGGCAGCAGGTGGAGCAGACACCCATCAGGGCTGAGAGGAGGGTAACTCTGCCCTCGACACTGCAGACCAGGGAGACGGCCAAGCTGGAGAAACTGCTGGAGAGCTACAAGAAAGGG GTAGAAGAGCTGAAGCTGCAGTTGGGGAGCTGTCACCAGCAGCTGCTGCACTCCAACCAGCACAAACAGAATCTGGAGGTCCAGCTGAGGACGGCTCTGGAGAGAGAGCAGCACGTCCGTTCTGGATACGTCTCCCAG CTGGATCTCCCTTTGGTTCTGGAGGCTGATATCGAGCCCCAGACGAAGAGGCCGGAACTGGTTAGTTCTCAAGCGCAGAGCTTAGCAAGGAAGTATCAGGAGACCAAAGAGCTCCTGCAGCTgcaagaactgaaaaagcgtaatATGCAGGCACAGCTTGGCCTCTCGCTTTCCCACCTCTCCATCAAGGAACTTTACCTTTCCCACCCCCAAACAACAGCCTCTCTGGAAAGCCTGCCTTCTTCAGAGCCGCTCGTCAAAAAAACTGTTAGCTTTTTGATCGAAGATAGTGCAGACAGGATTCAAGAGCTAGAGGACTTGATATCAGGAAAGTCCTTGACTCTGAAGGGACTGGTTAGATTGCTACGATCTCACAGTGAATTCTGCCTGGAGGGTAGTCTGGAAATAGGACAACAGGGTAGTTGGCAGAGGCTTTTGGAGAGCTGGAAGTTTCAACAAGAGGTAGACAACGAGACCATGACGCAGAGCTTGGCCAGGGCGGGCGAAAGCATCCACAGTTACGAATCGTGTCTCCTGGCCATGGAGGACATGCTAGGAAGGGTTCAGAAGGTGGAGAGCCAGAAGACCCCTTACGGACCACTGTGTCAAATCGAAGACCACTCGGAAAGCCACGAGATCGCTGTACAGGCATTGTCCCACAGGGTTGAACTTCTAAAGAGCGAAAACGGAGCGCTGAACCAGCGCTATCAGGAGATAGTGAACCAACTAACTGAGGCAGATAGGGAGATCGACAGGCTCAAAGCTGAGCTGATCAACCTGCAAGGCGGGAAACAGCACCTACTGATCCTAGAAGAGCTGAACGGAGTCAGGGCCAGACTAGCAGAGAGCCAAGCCAATGCTATCGACAGGGAGTTCTATGAGAGAGAGTTGAATGAGAAGTCTGTGAAGCTTCATGAGGCCCCTGTCACCTTGGAGGTGCTAGGAAGCGGCCtgaaggacagggagaggagactgcAGCTGAAAGAGGCCACTCTCAAAGCTCTGGGATTTCAGATGGCAGAGGAAGGTGCTCCTAAGGAGAAAGGGCAACTCAAAGAGCAGCTGGAGGCAACAGGGGCCAAGCTCTTGGAAAAGGAAGATCTCTGTAGAGAACTTCAAACTCAGAACGTTGAACTTCAAGCTAGAAACCAGGAATCGGAGAGAGTCCAGAGTCTGAAACTTTTAGAGGCAGAGAATGAGATTAGGATGTTGCGAGCAAAGTTGGGGGTAAAGGCAAAGTCGGctaggggagaaagagaagtgaATGTTAGTGAAGACTTGATGCAGACAGGTAGCAAGGTAGCAGACAAAAGTGTTATAAAGCAAGTAGTAGGTGAGATAAAGATGAAGTCTGAGGCCCTTAGTCGGGTTTTAGAGGTGTTGGTGAAGCTTGATGTTGGTGTGGAGAAAACACTACTTGATCTGAAAAGCTCTTTACATGTCACAGACTGCCTTGGATCCTTTGAAGAAGAGCCAGATGAAGTAAGTCAGAGAGTAATGAAAAGGTTGGTATTAGACGCAGCGTTCTGGAGTGGTCTGTTGAACGCTTTAGAGATTAGCCCATGCGAGACTGAAGGTGAACGTGTATGTAGTTTTGAAATGCGTGTAGTACAACGTACGGTAGCTGAGAAGAGCATGTTGATGTTGATGAACAGGATTTGTCCTCGACCCAAGATGGAAGTCGATAATAAGATGACTGTGATGGCACAGACCATGCAAGCAGACCTTTTgaattggtgcagctggcttgaTAACGACACCAACACGCTCATTTTGAAAGATCTAACAGAGGCATTGCAAGAGAAAGTATATTTGTTTAATCTAATTGCCTCCACTATTGAAATGTCCACAAATGACACCCTCATGTCCTTGGTCCTAGCTAGCTTTGATTCCGGCAAAGTTAAGAAACAATGGTCTGAGCACCTTCAAGACGCAGCCACAGAAGCTCACATGGCCTATCTCATCAGCAGGCTGAACATCCAACACGAGAAAGAACTGAAAGAAACACAGGTTGAGAAACTTCAGATTGGCAACTCTGACTGTGCCAGCTGCTTTCTATTGGGAGAACAGAACCGAGAACTCCAATCCAAATTGGCGGATCAACAGAATCCTCTGCAACGCCTTGAAAGCACTATGAGTAAAGATACTAGACCAGTAACACACATTCAGATCGAAGGGGAGCCCATTGACTCCCTGGACAAGGCCATACAGCTGCAAGACATGGTAGCCAAGCACAAGCTGGAGCTGAGGGAGACCAAGGACGTCTACACACAGGTAACAGAAAATCTGCGACAGGAGGTGGCGAAGGTGTCCGAGATATTGCGTCTAGAACGTGAAGAAAACGTGAAGGAGATCGActctctgactgtctgcatgGAGAACCTGAAGAAGAAACACGAGACAGAGAGGATCGTCCTACTGGAGAAGCTCCACCATCAGATGGATGTCACCCCAGGAGGAAGCTATCCCACTGGGGCAGAGGATGGGACGATGTCCCCTGAGACCTCCACAAACTCTGCCCTCAAGGAGCGCATCCAGGAGCTGGTGGCCCAGGTCTCGGCCATGACAGAGGAGATGAAGCGGAGGGAGCTCCAGGGTGACGCAGCTAACCTCCGGCTGAAATACGACAAAGACCTGGAGAATCTGAAG GACACCTGTGAGAGGGGCTTTGCTGCCATGGAGGAGTCCCACCAGAGGGTGATTGAAGAACTGCAGAGGAAAAACCAGAGAGCACTGGAGAACCTACACGAGGAAAAGGAGAGGCTGCTAGCCGAGGAGACTGCCGCTACCATAGCCG CAATCGAGGCGATGAAGAACGCCCACCGGTCGGAGCTGGAGAAGGAGCTGGACAAGGCCCGCAAGTCCAACAGCAACACGGAGAACGCAGACATAGAGGAGATACGCCGGCAACACGA AGAGGAGCTGTGCTCGTTCCAGAGGGAGATCGAGGTGTTGTCAGAGCAGTACTCTCAGAAGTGTCTGGAGAACGCCCACCTGGCCCAGGCCCTGGAGGCTGAGAGACAGGCCCTCAGACAGTGTCAGAGGGAGAACCAGGAGCTCAACGCACACAaccag GAGCTGAACAACCGTCTAGCTGCAGAGATCACTAAGATGCGCTCTATGGCCACTGAAGACGGGGGTGGAAACACCTGCAACATCACACATGGGAAGGAACTGTACGAACTAGAG GTGATGTTGAGGGTGAAGGAGTCGGAGGTCCAGTATCTGAAACAGGAAATCAACTCTCTGAGGGATGAACTCCAGGCCGCCCAAAGA GATAAGAAGTATGCGACGGACAAGTACAAGGACATCTACACAGAGCTGAGCATCGTGAAGGCCAAAGTAGAGCGAGACCTGGGGAGGCTCAGAGAACAGCTGCAGCTGGCCCACGAGGCACTGGGGGAACCGTcactggaggaggtggagagggcagGAGGATACG ATATCATGAAGTCCAAAAGCAACCCTGACATTCTCAAGATGGCGGCTGCTGCCGCCAAACGCATTGAGCGCACCATGAGGTCAAAG agtcttAAGGAAGGGCTCACTGCCGAGCAGCGACTCCACCTGTTTGACAAAGACACTAAGGAGTTCTGA